A region of Crenobacter cavernae DNA encodes the following proteins:
- a CDS encoding SLBB domain-containing protein, with product MQKKAVFSNKFVTIGSASLALVLSAAAQAAAPEMNPFLTPGYETGSASGLPSISGPRASAGAAAQAAAAVPPLSRAEIAQKQQSSFGDYVKSVTGNSLPVFGGELFQSAPKTFTPLEGVQVNGDYVIGPGDEIQIRGWGMVDIDLTVTVDRSGAIYLPRVGSVKVAGVKYRDLQGYLKTAVSRVFTNFDLSASVSQTRAVQVYVVGHAVRPGTYTLGAMSSLLNALFTSGGPSGTGSMRNIQLKRGGAVVTTFDMYDMLVQGDKSKDVSLQDGDVIHIPEVGPLVALTGDVKRPAVYELKGNSSIADAVEWSGGFEAAAERKEVIVERNVGNRYQTVAEVNGDKAALRQALGQLPLAPANVIRVFSPSAVPVTAQKQREFVRVDGEVAQTGVFQIGKGESLRELVARLGGVTEDGYVFATQVTRDSVRRTQQAKLDEIADRFEREVEATATQRIAGTTDKDKVATVQAEVERQRSLAQKMRSVKAGGRIVLELEDARAAVKNLPDLPLQDGDSVYIPRKPGTVEVLGSVYQQNSFIYKPSRTVSDYIAMAGGPSQTGDKSEMYVIRADGTVDATGGWLGGVGGARVNPGDTVVVPEKIERSSWTQTIKEWTTILYQFGLGAAGLKVLKD from the coding sequence ATGCAGAAAAAAGCTGTGTTCAGTAACAAGTTCGTGACGATAGGCTCGGCCAGCCTGGCCCTTGTCCTGTCGGCAGCGGCACAGGCCGCCGCCCCCGAAATGAATCCGTTCCTGACCCCCGGTTACGAGACGGGCAGCGCGTCCGGCCTGCCCAGTATCAGCGGCCCGCGTGCTTCTGCAGGGGCCGCCGCCCAGGCGGCGGCTGCGGTACCTCCATTGAGCCGCGCTGAGATTGCCCAGAAACAGCAGTCGTCGTTCGGCGACTATGTGAAGAGCGTAACCGGCAACTCGCTGCCCGTGTTTGGCGGTGAGCTCTTTCAGTCCGCCCCCAAAACCTTTACGCCGCTGGAAGGCGTGCAGGTCAACGGCGACTACGTGATCGGGCCGGGCGACGAGATCCAGATCCGCGGCTGGGGCATGGTGGACATCGACCTGACGGTGACGGTCGACCGCTCCGGCGCCATTTATCTGCCTCGCGTCGGCTCGGTCAAGGTGGCTGGGGTCAAATATCGCGACCTGCAGGGCTATCTGAAAACCGCCGTCAGCCGGGTATTTACCAACTTCGACCTGTCCGCCAGCGTTTCACAGACCCGCGCGGTACAGGTCTATGTGGTCGGCCACGCCGTTCGCCCCGGCACCTACACGCTGGGCGCGATGAGCTCCTTGCTCAATGCGTTGTTCACATCCGGCGGGCCGTCCGGCACCGGCTCGATGCGCAACATCCAGCTCAAGCGCGGCGGCGCGGTGGTCACCACCTTCGACATGTACGACATGCTGGTGCAGGGCGACAAGAGCAAGGACGTGTCCCTCCAGGACGGCGACGTGATCCATATCCCGGAAGTGGGGCCGCTGGTGGCGCTGACGGGCGACGTCAAGCGGCCGGCGGTTTACGAACTCAAAGGCAACAGCAGCATCGCCGATGCCGTGGAGTGGTCCGGCGGCTTCGAGGCTGCGGCGGAACGCAAGGAAGTGATCGTCGAGAGGAACGTCGGCAACCGCTACCAGACCGTTGCCGAAGTCAACGGGGATAAAGCCGCGTTGCGGCAGGCGCTCGGCCAGCTTCCGCTGGCGCCGGCCAATGTGATTCGTGTTTTCTCGCCCTCCGCGGTGCCGGTAACGGCGCAGAAACAGCGCGAATTCGTGCGGGTGGACGGGGAGGTCGCGCAGACCGGCGTTTTCCAGATCGGCAAGGGGGAGTCGCTGCGCGAACTGGTCGCCCGCCTCGGCGGCGTAACCGAGGACGGTTATGTTTTCGCGACCCAGGTCACGCGCGACAGTGTGCGCCGCACCCAGCAGGCCAAGCTGGACGAGATCGCCGACCGGTTCGAGAGAGAAGTCGAAGCTACGGCAACCCAGCGGATCGCGGGGACCACAGACAAGGATAAGGTTGCCACCGTGCAAGCCGAAGTCGAGCGTCAGCGCAGCCTTGCACAAAAAATGCGTTCGGTGAAGGCGGGCGGCCGCATCGTGCTCGAGCTCGAAGACGCCCGCGCCGCGGTCAAGAATCTGCCCGACCTGCCGCTGCAGGACGGCGACAGCGTCTACATTCCTCGCAAGCCGGGCACCGTGGAGGTGCTGGGCTCCGTCTACCAGCAGAACTCCTTCATCTATAAACCGAGCCGCACCGTGTCCGACTACATCGCCATGGCGGGCGGCCCCAGCCAGACCGGCGACAAGTCCGAAATGTACGTGATCCGCGCCGACGGTACCGTCGACGCGACCGGCGGCTGGCTGGGTGGCGTCGGCGGCGCGCGCGTCAACCCGGGCGACACCGTCGTCGTGCCGGAGAAGATCGAGCGCAGCAGCTGGACGCAGACCATCAAGGAATGGACCACGATCCTTTACCAGTTCGGCCTGGGCGCTGCGGGTCTTAAGGTGCTGAAGGACTAA
- a CDS encoding GumC family protein, which produces MSENQNLPAAASAREDEIDLMDMLIVLVRQKKWVIGCTVVIGGAALVASLLMTQIFTSKATIMPPQQQSSGLSAMLGKLAGDVGGMAGLKNPNDLYVGMLESRTVADSLIRRFKLKEMFETQTMDDTRSVLNGMSNISSGKDGLISVSIDHKDPLFAAQLANAYVEELVRLTQTLAVTDASQRRLFFEKQLKQSKEQLALAEVALRKTQEKTGLLQPEGQIQSIIGNVAQLRATIAAKEVQLTAMRSFATEQNPEYQRTQQEIGGLKAQLAKLEQGQQTDGDFMVPTGKVPQTGLEYIRRLRDVKYHETMFELLAKQFEMAKIEEAKDTSTIQVLDRATPADRKSKPKRAVITLLGVVMGFFVGVLSAFAREGLGRSRQGDGAKRWAALRQAWRAD; this is translated from the coding sequence ATGTCTGAAAATCAGAACCTGCCGGCGGCAGCATCCGCCCGCGAGGATGAGATCGATCTGATGGATATGTTGATCGTGTTGGTACGCCAGAAAAAATGGGTGATCGGCTGCACGGTCGTAATAGGGGGGGCGGCCTTGGTCGCCAGCCTGTTGATGACACAGATCTTCACCTCCAAGGCAACCATCATGCCCCCGCAGCAACAGAGCTCGGGCTTGTCGGCGATGCTTGGCAAGCTGGCCGGTGACGTCGGCGGCATGGCCGGGTTGAAGAACCCCAACGACCTTTATGTGGGGATGCTGGAGAGCCGGACGGTGGCGGACAGCCTGATCCGGCGTTTCAAACTCAAGGAAATGTTCGAAACCCAGACCATGGACGACACGCGGAGCGTCTTGAACGGGATGAGCAATATATCGTCCGGCAAGGATGGATTGATCAGCGTGAGCATCGATCACAAAGATCCGCTTTTTGCCGCCCAGCTGGCGAACGCGTACGTCGAGGAGCTGGTCCGGCTCACCCAGACCCTGGCGGTGACCGATGCATCCCAGCGTCGCTTGTTCTTCGAAAAGCAGCTGAAGCAGTCCAAGGAGCAGCTTGCCCTGGCCGAGGTCGCGCTCAGGAAAACCCAGGAAAAAACCGGCCTGTTGCAGCCCGAAGGACAGATTCAATCGATCATCGGCAACGTCGCGCAGCTGAGGGCCACGATTGCGGCCAAGGAGGTGCAGCTGACCGCCATGCGCAGCTTCGCCACCGAACAGAATCCCGAGTATCAGCGTACCCAGCAGGAAATCGGCGGGCTGAAGGCCCAGCTTGCAAAGCTGGAGCAAGGGCAGCAGACCGACGGGGATTTCATGGTACCGACGGGCAAGGTGCCGCAGACCGGCCTGGAATATATCCGGAGGCTTCGCGACGTGAAGTACCACGAGACCATGTTCGAACTGCTCGCCAAGCAATTTGAAATGGCCAAGATCGAAGAGGCGAAGGACACGTCGACGATCCAGGTGCTCGACCGGGCGACTCCCGCCGACAGGAAATCCAAGCCCAAGCGGGCCGTCATCACCCTGCTCGGCGTGGTGATGGGCTTCTTTGTTGGGGTATTGAGCGCTTTTGCCCGCGAGGGCTTGGGGCGTAGCCGACAAGGCGATGGGGCGAAGCGCTGGGCTGCGTTGAGGCAGGCATGGCGTGCTGATTGA
- a CDS encoding MBL fold metallo-hydrolase, whose amino-acid sequence MRIKTHRAARLSGAALACAMALALAPSIVHAVPPVQQTTQVPGFYRMALGDFQVTALYDGYVDLDTKLLKNVGAKDVQGLLARMFIDNSKGVQTAVNGYLVHTGKNLVLVDAGSARCFGPTMGGLLANVRAAGYSPEDVDTVLLTHLHPDHACGLASADGKAAFANAEVRVAKADADFWLDEAVAAKAPKDKQPFFKMARDAVAPYVAAGRLKPYAPGEAPLPGVSVVAAGGHTPGHSGYLFASRGQRLLVWGDLVHSHAAQFARPEIAFEFDVDAKQAIASRKRLFADAAKDKLWVAGAHLPFPGLGHVRAEGKAYAWVPAEYGPLRADR is encoded by the coding sequence ATGAGAATAAAAACGCATCGCGCCGCACGGCTCTCCGGCGCCGCGCTGGCCTGTGCGATGGCGCTGGCGCTTGCACCGTCCATCGTGCATGCCGTGCCGCCTGTACAACAGACGACGCAGGTGCCCGGCTTCTATCGCATGGCGCTCGGCGACTTCCAGGTGACCGCGCTCTACGACGGCTACGTCGACCTCGATACCAAGCTCTTGAAGAACGTCGGCGCGAAGGACGTGCAGGGCCTGCTCGCGCGCATGTTCATCGACAATAGCAAGGGCGTGCAGACCGCGGTCAACGGCTATCTGGTGCATACCGGCAAGAATCTGGTGCTGGTCGACGCCGGTTCGGCGCGCTGTTTCGGCCCGACGATGGGCGGCCTGTTGGCCAACGTGCGCGCCGCCGGCTACAGCCCGGAAGACGTCGACACCGTGCTGCTGACCCACCTGCACCCGGACCACGCGTGCGGGCTGGCGTCGGCCGACGGCAAGGCGGCGTTCGCTAACGCCGAGGTGCGCGTCGCGAAGGCCGACGCCGACTTCTGGCTCGACGAGGCGGTCGCCGCCAAGGCGCCGAAGGACAAGCAGCCCTTCTTCAAGATGGCGCGCGACGCGGTCGCGCCTTACGTGGCGGCCGGCAGGCTCAAGCCGTACGCGCCGGGCGAGGCGCCGCTGCCGGGCGTGAGCGTGGTCGCGGCGGGCGGCCACACGCCGGGCCATAGCGGCTACCTGTTCGCGTCGCGCGGCCAGCGCCTTTTGGTATGGGGCGACCTGGTGCACAGCCACGCGGCGCAGTTCGCGCGGCCCGAGATCGCGTTCGAGTTCGACGTCGACGCCAAGCAGGCTATCGCGTCGCGCAAGAGGCTGTTCGCCGATGCGGCCAAGGACAAGCTGTGGGTCGCCGGTGCTCACCTGCCGTTCCCCGGGCTGGGCCACGTGCGCGCCGAGGGCAAGGCTTACGCGTGGGTGCCGGCAGAATACGGCCCGCTGCGCGCCGATCGCTGA
- a CDS encoding porin: MEKKLIALALAALPCVAMADVTVYGSLQSGFENVRDDGTPSVNRVADLGSRIGFKGSEDLGNGLKAIWQVESGFRLDGQADTGSGTFGSRNTFVGVEGGFGKLRIGNVTTTFDTDMEIFDLFSSEANALKSNMTKGVHSGFDTRLKNSIRYDAPLDGGLALSLHHGVDENKNLAGHGDRYVDIVGLGYSGGALAVKYGAARSNDQNATQSAGLYQRAEAAYQFGDLLVAGGFANDKAYSVTGAKLRQNEGALTVAYSIGAFTPKFTYTKGWDVRQDSNRLADSGYKHYLVGVGYAVSKRTSLGLSYGKLDYDANAVWLDGSGNAAPLKGQRASGVQVVHNF, translated from the coding sequence ATGGAGAAAAAGCTGATCGCGCTGGCGCTGGCCGCGCTTCCCTGCGTCGCGATGGCCGACGTCACCGTGTACGGCTCGCTGCAGAGCGGGTTCGAAAACGTCAGGGATGACGGCACGCCGTCGGTCAACCGCGTCGCCGACCTCGGTTCGCGCATCGGTTTCAAGGGCAGCGAGGACCTCGGCAACGGCCTGAAGGCGATCTGGCAGGTCGAAAGCGGCTTCCGCCTCGACGGCCAGGCCGACACCGGTAGCGGCACCTTCGGCAGCCGCAATACCTTCGTCGGCGTCGAAGGCGGCTTCGGCAAGCTGCGCATCGGCAACGTGACAACCACCTTCGACACCGACATGGAGATCTTCGACCTGTTCTCTAGTGAGGCGAACGCGCTGAAGTCGAACATGACCAAGGGCGTCCACAGCGGCTTCGACACCCGGCTGAAGAACTCGATCCGCTACGACGCTCCGCTAGACGGCGGCCTCGCGCTGTCGCTGCACCACGGCGTCGACGAGAACAAGAACCTCGCCGGCCACGGCGACCGCTACGTCGACATCGTCGGCTTGGGCTACAGCGGCGGCGCGCTGGCCGTCAAATACGGCGCGGCGCGTAGCAACGACCAGAACGCGACCCAGTCGGCCGGCCTCTACCAGCGCGCCGAGGCGGCGTACCAGTTCGGCGACCTGCTGGTGGCAGGCGGCTTCGCCAACGACAAGGCCTATAGTGTCACCGGCGCCAAGCTCCGCCAGAACGAGGGTGCGCTGACCGTCGCCTACTCGATCGGCGCCTTCACGCCGAAGTTCACCTATACGAAGGGCTGGGACGTGCGCCAGGACAGCAACCGCCTCGCCGATAGCGGCTACAAGCACTACCTGGTAGGCGTCGGCTACGCGGTCTCGAAACGCACCAGCCTGGGACTCTCCTACGGCAAGCTCGACTACGACGCCAACGCGGTGTGGCTGGACGGCAGCGGCAACGCCGCGCCGCTCAAGGGCCAGCGCGCCAGCGGCGTGCAAGTCGTCCACAACTTCTGA
- a CDS encoding NCS1 family nucleobase:cation symporter-1, whose protein sequence is MPATPRGRADLPPGYSERLYNEDLAPLKDQHWNWYNIFAFWMSDVHSVGGYVFAGSLFALGLASWQVLVCLLVGIGIVQVLANLVAKPSQMAGAPYPVVCRLSFGVFGANIPAVIRGLIAVAWYGIQTYLASSALVIVVLRFFPELSYLAQIKFAGLSLLGWGGFMTMWFLQALVFWHGMEAIKRFIDWAGPAVYAVMFLLMAYIVYKAGWYNIDLNLGSKTLSGFDAAWQMVIATALVVSYFSGPLLNFGDFSRYCRSMDDVKQGNFWGLPVNFLMFSIVTVVVISGTLPVFGKIIHDPIETVGLIDNTAAAVLGAFTFVTATIGINIVANFVSPAFDFANVNPQRISWRMGGMIAAVGSIFITPWNLFDSPAVIHYTLDTLAAFIGPLFGILLVDFYLVRNQRIDVDALYSAKPGGAYWYRKGFNPAAIKALVPAAILALVCTHTPGLKELTGHFSWFVGCFAGALLYRYFARSLKAALALLNA, encoded by the coding sequence ATGCCAGCCACCCCTCGAGGCCGCGCCGACCTGCCGCCCGGCTACAGCGAACGCCTGTACAACGAGGACCTCGCACCGCTCAAGGACCAGCACTGGAACTGGTACAACATCTTCGCGTTCTGGATGTCGGACGTGCACAGCGTCGGCGGCTACGTGTTCGCCGGCAGCCTGTTCGCGCTGGGGCTGGCCAGCTGGCAGGTGCTGGTTTGTCTGTTGGTCGGCATCGGCATCGTGCAGGTGCTGGCCAATCTCGTCGCCAAGCCGAGCCAGATGGCCGGCGCGCCTTATCCGGTGGTGTGCCGGCTGTCGTTCGGCGTGTTCGGTGCCAACATCCCGGCGGTGATCCGCGGCTTGATCGCGGTGGCCTGGTACGGCATCCAGACCTATCTGGCGTCGTCGGCGCTGGTCATCGTCGTGCTGCGCTTCTTCCCCGAACTGTCTTATCTGGCGCAGATCAAGTTCGCCGGCCTGTCGCTGCTCGGCTGGGGCGGCTTCATGACGATGTGGTTCCTGCAGGCGCTGGTGTTCTGGCACGGCATGGAGGCGATCAAGCGTTTCATCGACTGGGCGGGTCCTGCGGTGTATGCGGTGATGTTTTTGCTGATGGCGTATATCGTCTACAAGGCTGGCTGGTACAACATCGACCTGAATCTGGGCAGCAAGACGCTGTCGGGTTTCGACGCCGCTTGGCAGATGGTGATCGCGACCGCGCTGGTGGTGTCCTACTTCTCCGGCCCCCTGCTGAATTTCGGCGACTTTTCGCGCTACTGCCGCAGCATGGACGACGTGAAGCAGGGCAATTTCTGGGGGCTGCCGGTCAACTTCCTGATGTTCTCTATCGTCACCGTCGTCGTCATCTCGGGCACGCTGCCGGTGTTCGGCAAGATCATCCACGACCCGATCGAGACGGTCGGCCTGATCGACAATACGGCGGCGGCGGTGCTCGGCGCGTTCACCTTCGTCACCGCGACGATCGGCATCAACATCGTCGCCAACTTCGTGTCGCCGGCGTTCGACTTCGCCAACGTGAACCCGCAGAGGATCAGCTGGCGCATGGGCGGCATGATCGCCGCGGTCGGCTCGATCTTCATCACGCCTTGGAACCTGTTCGACTCGCCGGCGGTGATCCACTACACGCTCGACACGCTCGCCGCCTTCATCGGCCCGCTGTTCGGCATCCTGCTGGTCGACTTCTACCTGGTGCGCAACCAGCGCATCGACGTCGACGCGCTGTACAGCGCCAAGCCGGGCGGTGCCTACTGGTACCGCAAGGGTTTCAACCCGGCCGCGATCAAGGCGCTGGTGCCGGCGGCCATCCTCGCGCTCGTCTGTACCCATACGCCGGGGCTCAAGGAGCTGACCGGCCACTTCTCGTGGTTCGTCGGCTGCTTCGCCGGCGCGCTGCTGTACCGCTACTTCGCGCGTTCGCTCAAGGCGGCGCTGGCGCTATTGAACGCGTAA
- a CDS encoding 3-hydroxybutyrate dehydrogenase: MNILKGKTALVTGSTSGIGLGIAKALAEAGANLVLNGFGDVAAALAEVGRFGTEVRYHGADLGQPQQIAEMMGFAGREFGGVDILVNNAGIQHVAPIDAFPPEKWDAVLAINLSAAFHTTRLALPHMKANDWGRIVNIASAHGLVASVNKSAYVAAKHGLVGLTKTVALELAKTGITCNAICPGWVLTPLVAQQIAARAQARNIGVDDAEAELLLEKQPSGAFVTPSQLGALALFLCSDAAAEVRGAAWNMDGGWVAQ; encoded by the coding sequence ATGAACATCCTCAAGGGCAAGACCGCGCTCGTCACCGGCTCGACCAGCGGCATCGGGCTCGGCATCGCCAAAGCCCTGGCCGAGGCCGGCGCCAACCTCGTGCTGAACGGCTTCGGCGACGTGGCCGCGGCGCTCGCCGAAGTCGGCCGCTTCGGCACCGAGGTGCGCTACCACGGCGCCGACCTCGGCCAGCCTCAGCAGATCGCCGAAATGATGGGCTTCGCAGGCCGCGAGTTCGGCGGCGTCGACATCCTCGTCAACAACGCCGGCATCCAGCACGTCGCGCCTATCGACGCCTTCCCGCCCGAGAAATGGGACGCGGTGCTCGCGATCAACCTGTCGGCCGCCTTCCACACCACGCGGCTAGCGCTGCCCCATATGAAGGCAAACGACTGGGGGCGCATCGTCAACATCGCGTCGGCGCACGGCCTCGTCGCGTCGGTCAACAAGTCGGCCTATGTCGCCGCCAAGCACGGCCTCGTCGGGCTGACCAAGACCGTCGCGCTCGAACTGGCGAAGACCGGCATCACCTGCAACGCGATCTGCCCGGGCTGGGTGCTGACACCGCTCGTCGCGCAGCAGATCGCCGCGCGCGCGCAGGCGAGAAACATCGGCGTCGACGACGCCGAAGCCGAATTGCTGCTCGAAAAACAGCCGTCGGGCGCCTTCGTCACGCCATCGCAGCTCGGCGCGCTCGCGCTCTTTTTGTGCAGCGACGCGGCGGCCGAGGTGCGCGGCGCGGCGTGGAATATGGACGGCGGCTGGGTCGCCCAATAG
- a CDS encoding ATP-binding protein, whose product MRLLPRTLFGQILLALMAGLTAANLAGMWLNLDERVRMGRMMRSEYAAQRIAEITSLLNDVAPGDRERLVRVLDAPPIRLSTIEPWQTQAPNTGDDAAAFAAKLREKLGDATPLQVLSIQSVPRAERWHRSPESHPPHADAARLAEPPRREGPRGAPLTRVLAQTRLADGTVLTFRYFLPGPNPETPLRLLGWLALIGVSVTLLSAWAVRRLTRPLAVFSDAATGLAKNLDQPPLPETGPHEVAQAARAFNAMQTELKRYLDTRAEMLAGISHDLRLPITRVRLRLEALPDGAHKAGIDKDLTEMDALIDDTLAFLRAGNSGEPQAKINLNALIDGVIEDAEALGATVERHGRAGAPLTARPLALRRCLANLVDNARRYGGPQIDVSVVDQGDTLAILIEDRGPGLPGADRERVFEPYVRIEGSRARHTGGSGLGLAIARAIARGHGGDIRLDARPGGGLCARLTLPIAS is encoded by the coding sequence GTGAGACTCTTGCCGCGCACGCTGTTCGGCCAGATCCTCTTGGCGCTGATGGCCGGGCTGACCGCCGCCAACCTCGCTGGGATGTGGCTCAACCTCGACGAGCGCGTGCGCATGGGCCGCATGATGAGGAGCGAATACGCGGCGCAGCGCATCGCCGAGATCACTTCTCTTCTGAACGACGTCGCTCCGGGCGACCGCGAGCGGCTGGTGCGCGTGCTCGACGCGCCGCCGATTAGGCTTTCAACCATTGAGCCCTGGCAGACGCAAGCCCCTAACACAGGCGACGACGCCGCCGCGTTCGCCGCCAAGTTGCGCGAGAAGCTCGGCGACGCGACGCCCTTGCAGGTGCTGTCGATCCAGAGCGTGCCGCGCGCCGAGCGCTGGCACCGGTCGCCCGAATCCCACCCTCCGCACGCCGACGCTGCAAGGTTGGCCGAGCCGCCGCGACGCGAAGGCCCGCGCGGCGCGCCGCTGACGCGCGTGCTCGCGCAGACCCGGCTAGCCGACGGCACCGTGCTCACCTTCCGCTACTTCCTGCCCGGCCCCAACCCCGAGACGCCGCTGCGCCTCTTGGGCTGGCTCGCGCTGATCGGCGTCAGCGTCACGCTGCTGTCGGCGTGGGCGGTGCGCCGGCTTACGCGGCCGCTCGCGGTGTTCTCCGACGCGGCAACAGGCTTGGCGAAGAACCTCGACCAGCCGCCCTTGCCCGAGACCGGACCTCACGAGGTCGCGCAGGCGGCGCGCGCGTTCAACGCGATGCAGACCGAGCTGAAGCGGTATCTGGACACGCGCGCCGAGATGCTCGCCGGCATCTCTCACGACCTGAGGTTGCCGATCACGCGCGTGCGCTTGCGGCTCGAGGCCTTGCCCGACGGCGCGCACAAGGCCGGCATCGACAAGGACCTCACCGAGATGGACGCGCTGATCGACGACACGCTCGCCTTCCTGCGCGCCGGCAACAGCGGCGAGCCGCAGGCGAAGATCAACCTTAACGCGCTGATCGACGGCGTGATCGAGGACGCCGAGGCGCTCGGCGCGACAGTAGAACGCCACGGGCGGGCGGGCGCGCCGCTGACCGCGCGGCCGTTGGCGCTGCGCCGCTGCCTGGCCAACCTGGTCGACAACGCGCGCCGCTACGGCGGGCCACAGATCGACGTCAGCGTGGTCGACCAAGGCGACACGCTCGCGATCCTGATCGAGGACCGCGGCCCCGGGCTGCCCGGCGCCGACCGCGAGCGCGTGTTCGAACCCTACGTGCGGATCGAGGGCTCGCGCGCGCGCCACACCGGCGGCAGCGGGCTCGGCCTCGCGATCGCCCGCGCGATCGCGCGCGGCCACGGCGGCGACATAAGGCTCGACGCGCGGCCCGGCGGCGGGCTCTGTGCGCGGCTGACGCTGCCGATCGCTTCATAG
- a CDS encoding response regulator, translating to MHDKLLVVDDDPELRALLSDYLGQQGYAVTKAGDGDAMQAALEREAFDLVILDVMLPGTDGLTLCRDLRARSRLPVLMLTARGDELDRIIGLEMGADDYLPKPFNPRELLARIKSILRRTQETASEPSAPRALCFAGWTLDLSARHLVGADGVVTPLSSGEFRILQAFAEHPNHVLSRDQLMEALAGREADPFDRTIDVMVSRLRRRLGDDAREPALIKTMRSEGYVLTADVERRS from the coding sequence ATGCACGACAAACTGCTCGTCGTCGACGACGACCCCGAACTCAGGGCGCTGCTGTCCGACTATCTCGGCCAGCAGGGCTACGCCGTCACCAAGGCCGGCGATGGCGACGCGATGCAGGCCGCGCTCGAGCGCGAGGCGTTCGACCTCGTCATCCTCGACGTGATGCTGCCCGGCACCGACGGGCTGACGCTGTGCCGCGACCTCAGGGCCCGCTCGCGCCTGCCGGTGCTGATGCTGACCGCGCGTGGCGACGAACTCGATAGGATCATCGGCCTGGAGATGGGCGCCGACGACTATCTGCCCAAACCGTTCAACCCGCGCGAGCTCCTCGCGCGCATCAAGAGCATCCTCAGGCGCACGCAGGAGACGGCGAGCGAACCTTCCGCGCCGCGCGCGCTTTGCTTCGCCGGCTGGACGCTGGACCTGTCGGCGCGCCACCTGGTCGGCGCAGACGGCGTCGTCACGCCGCTGTCGTCGGGCGAATTCCGGATCCTGCAGGCGTTCGCCGAGCACCCGAACCATGTGCTCAGCCGCGACCAGCTGATGGAAGCGCTCGCCGGCCGCGAGGCCGACCCGTTCGACCGCACCATCGACGTGATGGTCAGCCGGCTGCGCCGCCGCCTCGGCGACGACGCGCGCGAACCGGCGCTGATCAAGACGATGCGCAGCGAAGGCTACGTGCTGACCGCCGACGTGGAGCGCCGCTCGTGA
- a CDS encoding Spy/CpxP family protein refolding chaperone, with translation MKSIQFSRTLGALALGAALLTAAMPALSQPGPEGAMPHRAFSEADRAAFAQKRLDHMAARLEIKASQQAAWKAYSQVVLDQSKRMGPPLADMKGDAATVLRARAERMNQHAKNLNQLADATARLSAALTPEQRQVLDQTAREHGRFRHHGGKHGEGQQAPKP, from the coding sequence ATGAAATCCATTCAATTTTCCCGCACGCTCGGCGCGCTGGCGCTGGGCGCCGCCCTATTGACCGCCGCCATGCCGGCCCTCAGCCAGCCCGGCCCGGAAGGCGCGATGCCCCACCGTGCATTCAGCGAGGCCGACCGCGCCGCGTTCGCGCAGAAACGCCTCGACCACATGGCGGCTCGCCTCGAGATCAAGGCGTCGCAGCAGGCCGCGTGGAAGGCGTACAGCCAGGTCGTGCTCGACCAGTCCAAACGGATGGGCCCGCCGCTTGCCGACATGAAGGGCGACGCGGCGACCGTGCTACGCGCGCGGGCCGAGCGGATGAACCAGCACGCGAAGAATCTCAACCAGCTCGCCGACGCGACCGCCAGGCTGTCGGCGGCGCTGACGCCCGAGCAGCGCCAGGTGCTCGACCAGACGGCGCGCGAGCACGGCCGCTTCAGGCATCACGGCGGCAAGCACGGCGAAGGTCAGCAAGCGCCCAAGCCTTAA